From Cellulophaga lytica DSM 7489, a single genomic window includes:
- a CDS encoding sodium:solute symporter — MAEIDWYLLIGTLLFIVGFGVYKTKGSKNVNDYVLGGNQSKWWTIGLSVMATQASAITFLSTPGQAYNSGMGFVQFYFGLPLAMVVICMVFVPLYHKLKVYTAYEFLENRFDVKTRTLAAFLFLIQRGLAAGITIYAPSIILSAVLGWDLRILNILIGILVIIYTVSGGTKAVSVTQKQQMFIIMLGMFVAFYFILDYLPDDITFSKALKVASASDKLNILDFSLDTQSRYTVWSGLTGGFFLFMSYFGTDQSQVQRYLSGKSVRESQLGLIFNGILKIPMQFFILLVGVMVFVFYQYNVSPLNFNPAATAKVENSIHAEDYKLLQEEHKYITEQKIVAQNKLSVAIDQNNIEAQKKAKNEIITLNEQEKLGRDAGKNLIKQADDSVETNDTDYVFIHFILNYLPQGIIGLLLAVILSAAMSSTASELNALGTISALDIYKRSIKQGETEEHYVKASKVLTLIWGILAILIACVASLFDNLIQLVNIIGSIFYGNVLGIFLLAFFFKYVKGNAVFVAAIITQVIVIFGWAFDWMSYLWLNAFGCALVISIAIMLEGFDRMMKTENEMKI; from the coding sequence ATGGCAGAAATAGATTGGTATTTACTTATTGGAACGCTACTATTTATTGTTGGTTTTGGCGTGTACAAAACAAAAGGAAGTAAAAATGTAAACGATTATGTTTTAGGTGGCAACCAGTCTAAATGGTGGACAATTGGGTTGTCTGTAATGGCTACACAAGCTAGCGCAATTACATTTTTATCTACTCCAGGACAAGCCTATAACTCAGGAATGGGCTTTGTGCAATTTTACTTTGGTTTACCATTAGCTATGGTAGTAATATGTATGGTTTTTGTACCATTATATCACAAACTAAAGGTATACACTGCTTATGAGTTTTTAGAAAACAGGTTTGATGTTAAAACCAGAACACTTGCTGCATTTTTATTTCTAATTCAGCGTGGCTTAGCTGCTGGTATAACCATTTACGCTCCTTCTATTATTTTATCTGCAGTACTAGGTTGGGATTTAAGAATTTTGAATATTTTAATTGGTATTCTGGTTATAATTTACACCGTATCTGGCGGTACAAAGGCAGTAAGCGTTACCCAAAAACAGCAAATGTTTATTATTATGCTGGGTATGTTTGTGGCTTTTTATTTTATTTTAGATTATTTACCAGACGATATTACATTTAGCAAAGCCTTAAAGGTTGCTAGTGCAAGTGATAAATTAAATATTTTAGACTTTAGTTTAGACACACAGAGTAGGTACACTGTTTGGAGCGGATTAACTGGTGGATTTTTCCTGTTTATGTCTTATTTTGGTACAGATCAAAGTCAGGTACAGCGTTATTTATCTGGTAAATCAGTAAGAGAGAGTCAGCTTGGTTTAATTTTTAATGGGATTTTAAAAATTCCAATGCAATTTTTTATTTTATTGGTTGGTGTAATGGTATTTGTGTTTTATCAATACAACGTATCTCCTTTAAACTTTAACCCTGCTGCTACTGCTAAAGTAGAAAACTCTATTCACGCAGAAGACTACAAACTTTTACAGGAAGAACACAAGTACATAACAGAGCAAAAAATAGTTGCTCAAAATAAATTATCTGTAGCAATAGACCAAAACAATATTGAGGCGCAAAAGAAAGCTAAAAATGAAATTATAACCCTAAATGAGCAAGAAAAGTTAGGTAGAGATGCAGGTAAAAATTTAATTAAGCAAGCAGATGATTCTGTAGAAACAAATGATACAGATTATGTTTTTATTCATTTTATATTAAACTACTTACCACAAGGAATTATAGGTCTTTTACTTGCCGTAATATTGTCTGCTGCTATGTCTTCAACAGCATCAGAACTTAATGCTTTGGGTACTATTAGCGCTTTAGATATCTATAAAAGGAGTATTAAACAAGGAGAAACAGAAGAACACTACGTTAAAGCATCTAAAGTACTAACACTAATTTGGGGTATTTTAGCCATATTAATTGCCTGTGTAGCTAGCTTGTTTGATAATTTAATACAATTGGTTAACATTATAGGTTCTATTTTTTACGGTAACGTGTTGGGCATCTTTTTACTAGCGTTCTTTTTTAAATATGTAAAAGGTAATGCCGTATTTGTTGCTGCAATTATTACGCAGGTTATTGTAATATTTGGTTGGGCTTTTGATTGGATGTCTTACCTATGGCTAAATGCCTTTGGCTGTGCTTTAGTAATTTCTATAGCAATAATGTTAGAGGGTTTTGACCGAATGATGAAAACCGAAAACGAAATGAAAATATAA
- a CDS encoding DUF2911 domain-containing protein has product MKKIALVLVAVFALTGVQAQIETPQPSPFTKIEQKVGLTDVTLEYSRPSMRGREVFGNLVPFSKLWRTGANKNTTITFSNNVIIGGKEVKAGSYAVFTKPGESSWEIIFYADTNNWGTPKAWDNAKVAATVKADVVKMPMKIETFTMTFDDLTASSAVLGILWEDVYVGAKFDVPTDKTVTAAITKTMNGPSAQDYYAAAVYYKEAGKDINQAKTWMEKAMSMMEKPAFYQLRQLSLIYAKAGDKKKAIETAKKSLAGSKEAGNADYIKMNEDSLKEWGAK; this is encoded by the coding sequence ATGAAAAAAATTGCATTAGTATTAGTTGCTGTGTTTGCCTTAACAGGAGTACAAGCACAAATTGAAACACCACAACCTAGTCCGTTTACTAAAATAGAACAAAAAGTAGGTTTAACAGATGTTACTTTAGAATACTCTAGACCATCTATGAGAGGAAGAGAAGTTTTTGGTAACCTAGTACCTTTTTCTAAATTGTGGAGAACAGGAGCTAACAAAAACACAACAATTACTTTTAGTAACAACGTTATTATAGGTGGTAAAGAAGTAAAAGCTGGTTCTTATGCGGTGTTTACTAAACCAGGGGAAAGCTCTTGGGAAATTATTTTTTATGCAGATACTAACAATTGGGGAACACCTAAAGCTTGGGACAATGCTAAAGTTGCTGCTACAGTTAAAGCAGATGTTGTAAAAATGCCTATGAAAATTGAAACTTTTACAATGACTTTTGATGATTTAACAGCTAGTTCTGCTGTATTAGGTATTTTATGGGAAGATGTATATGTAGGTGCTAAGTTTGATGTGCCAACAGATAAAACAGTTACTGCTGCAATTACTAAAACAATGAATGGCCCAAGTGCACAAGACTACTATGCTGCTGCTGTTTATTATAAAGAAGCTGGTAAAGATATTAACCAAGCAAAAACTTGGATGGAGAAAGCTATGAGTATGATGGAGAAACCTGCTTTTTACCAATTAAGACAATTGTCTTTAATTTATGCTAAGGCTGGTGATAAGAAAAAAGCCATTGAAACTGCTAAAAAATCTTTAGCTGGTTCTAAAGAAGCTGGTAATGCAGATTACATAAAAATGAACGAAGACTCTTTAAAAGAGTGGGGAGCTAAATAA
- a CDS encoding TetR family transcriptional regulator C-terminal domain-containing protein → MAKKKKITAEDIISFYMNYVLENEKQPSSVYKFSKSNNFDEAIFYNFFNSFETLEKEVFNAFYNYTIKALEADKAYLDFNNRTKLLSFYYTFFEMLTANRSYVVYALSKHKNKLKYVGILSKLKESFTNYITHLEIETIDLKQEKLEKIQQKTLNESAWIQLLITIKFWLDDTSSSFEKTDIFIEKSVNTTFDLLDTKPLQSIIDLGKFIYKEKINMNL, encoded by the coding sequence ATGGCAAAGAAAAAGAAGATTACAGCAGAGGATATTATAAGTTTTTATATGAATTATGTATTAGAAAACGAAAAGCAACCGTCTTCTGTATACAAGTTTTCTAAGTCAAATAATTTTGATGAGGCTATTTTTTATAATTTCTTCAACTCTTTTGAAACATTAGAAAAAGAAGTTTTTAACGCTTTTTACAATTACACTATTAAAGCTTTAGAAGCAGATAAAGCATATTTAGACTTTAATAACAGAACAAAATTATTAAGCTTTTACTATACTTTTTTTGAGATGCTTACCGCAAACAGAAGTTATGTAGTATATGCTTTAAGTAAGCATAAGAACAAATTAAAGTATGTAGGTATTTTGTCTAAACTTAAAGAAAGTTTCACAAATTATATTACACATTTAGAAATTGAAACAATTGATCTTAAGCAAGAAAAATTAGAAAAAATTCAGCAAAAAACACTTAATGAATCTGCTTGGATACAATTGCTAATTACAATAAAGTTTTGGTTAGATGATACTTCATCTTCATTTGAAAAAACAGATATATTTATTGAAAAAAGTGTTAATACCACGTTTGATTTACTAGACACTAAACCCTTACAAAGTATTATAGATCTAGGAAAGTTTATTTATAAAGAAAAAATTAATATGAACTTGTAA
- a CDS encoding ABC1 kinase family protein translates to MKTIDTIPTSKIQRASKLVTTGAKVGVNYLKYYGDKLTKTEIEAKERLNKNNAEDIYDSLKQLKGSALKVAQMLSMEKSILPQAYVEKFSLAQFSVPPLSAPLVQKTFKKYFGKTPNEIFDTFNVNSVNAASIGQVHYAEANGKKLAVKIQYPGVADSISTDLAMVKPIAIKMFNIKGKDSDKYFAEVENKLIEETNYLLEIKQSKEMARACEHIPNLRFPEYYEQFSSERIITMDWMTGEHLSEFTAHNTNQNKANIIGQALWDFYMYQMHVLRKVHADPHPGNFLISKEGNLIALDFGCIKEVPSNFYTPYFELAKPEIINNPVLFSQKMHQLEILKKEDSKEEVAFFSDLFFEMLSLFTKPFHNKTFDFSDPVFFNQIAELGEKYSKSTELRKMNGNRGSKHFIYINRTFFGLYNLMFDLKSKDIKINNYLSL, encoded by the coding sequence ATGAAAACTATAGACACAATACCTACATCTAAAATACAACGTGCTAGCAAGTTGGTTACTACAGGCGCAAAAGTTGGTGTTAATTACTTAAAATACTACGGAGATAAATTAACAAAAACTGAAATAGAAGCTAAAGAGCGTTTAAATAAAAACAATGCAGAAGATATTTATGATAGTTTAAAACAGCTTAAAGGGAGTGCTTTAAAAGTTGCGCAAATGTTAAGTATGGAAAAAAGTATACTGCCACAAGCGTACGTAGAGAAGTTTTCGTTAGCGCAATTTTCTGTTCCACCATTGTCTGCTCCTTTAGTACAAAAAACATTTAAAAAATATTTTGGCAAAACTCCAAATGAAATTTTTGATACGTTTAATGTTAACTCTGTAAACGCAGCCAGTATAGGACAAGTACATTATGCAGAAGCTAACGGCAAAAAATTAGCCGTAAAAATTCAGTACCCTGGTGTAGCAGACAGCATTTCTACAGATTTAGCTATGGTTAAACCTATAGCTATAAAAATGTTTAATATAAAAGGAAAAGACTCAGATAAATATTTTGCAGAAGTAGAAAACAAGCTTATTGAAGAAACCAATTACCTGTTAGAGATTAAGCAAAGTAAAGAAATGGCTAGAGCCTGTGAGCATATACCAAACTTAAGATTTCCGGAGTATTATGAACAATTTTCATCGGAACGTATTATTACTATGGATTGGATGACTGGCGAGCACTTAAGCGAGTTTACTGCCCATAATACAAACCAAAATAAAGCTAACATAATTGGCCAAGCACTATGGGACTTTTATATGTACCAAATGCACGTACTACGCAAAGTACATGCAGATCCGCACCCCGGAAATTTTTTAATTTCTAAAGAGGGTAATTTAATTGCTTTAGATTTTGGATGTATTAAAGAGGTACCTAGCAATTTTTACACTCCTTATTTTGAACTGGCTAAACCAGAGATTATAAACAATCCTGTTTTATTTTCACAAAAAATGCATCAGTTAGAAATATTAAAAAAAGAAGACTCTAAAGAAGAAGTTGCTTTTTTCTCTGATCTTTTTTTTGAAATGTTAAGTTTATTCACAAAACCTTTTCACAATAAAACGTTTGATTTCTCTGACCCTGTTTTCTTTAACCAAATTGCAGAACTTGGCGAAAAATATAGCAAAAGTACAGAGCTACGTAAAATGAACGGAAACAGAGGTTCTAAACACTTTATTTACATAAACAGAACATTTTTTGGACTTTATAACCTAATGTTTGATTTAAAATCTAAAGACATTAAAATAAACAACTATTTATCGCTCTAA
- a CDS encoding flavin reductase family protein: MIKHSTNNIKELEHLYKINLINSATGYKSANLIGTKSVKGQENIAVFSSVIHLGSNPALLGFICRPTTVPRHTYKNIIETKTYTINHIHQDILEDAHHTSAKYPEDVSEFTKTKLIPEYKDNCTAPFLKDAPVQLQLKFIEELPIAANDTILVIGEIINLYVKENLLQQDGLIDLAKGNVAAINGLDTYAVPKTNTRFEYQRPK, encoded by the coding sequence ATGATAAAACATAGTACAAACAATATAAAAGAACTAGAGCACTTGTATAAAATTAATTTAATAAATAGTGCTACAGGTTACAAATCTGCCAACTTAATTGGCACAAAATCTGTAAAAGGCCAAGAAAATATTGCTGTCTTTAGTTCAGTAATTCACCTTGGGTCTAATCCTGCATTATTAGGTTTTATTTGCAGGCCAACAACAGTACCTAGGCATACTTACAAAAATATAATAGAAACTAAAACATACACAATAAACCACATACACCAAGATATTTTAGAAGATGCACACCATACTTCTGCTAAATATCCAGAAGATGTATCTGAGTTTACTAAAACAAAACTAATACCCGAATATAAAGACAATTGCACTGCTCCATTTTTAAAAGATGCTCCTGTACAATTGCAATTAAAATTTATAGAAGAGTTGCCTATTGCTGCTAATGATACCATTTTAGTGATTGGAGAAATTATTAATTTATATGTAAAAGAAAATCTTTTGCAACAAGATGGATTGATAGATTTAGCAAAAGGTAATGTGGCTGCCATTAACGGATTAGATACTTATGCTGTACCAAAAACAAATACAAGATTTGAATACCAAAGACCAAAATAA
- a CDS encoding SDR family oxidoreductase — MKILVTGTTGYIGKRLVPLLIEEGHKVVCVVRDKLRAEEWYRNEPLITVVEADFLQKDTLSTIPKDIDIAYYLIHSMSNSSSNFKSLEEECAINFKNYIEETNTQQVIYLSGITNDPKLSMHLSSRKLVEETLASNKYALTTFRAGIIVGSGSSSFEIIRDLVEKLPIMVAPKWLDTKTQPLAVRDVLLFLSKAIVKKELYNKGIDIFGPDVLTYKQMLLQFAEVRGLKRSIITVPVMTPKLSSYWLYFVTSTSYKLATTLVKSMGVEIIGKPSDINSILNIKPITYKEAVQLAFEKIEQNSILSSWKDSIISSGRLKANLHKYINVPKYGCFTDYKERKVTNKTKTINKIWAIGGPTGWYYGTILWKFRGYLDKLFGGIGLRRGRTSSTDLSAGDALDFWRVIFADKEQQKLLLYAEMKLPGEAWLEFKIEENILKQTATFRPRGLAGRLYWYSVLPFHMFIFNGMINKLVAK; from the coding sequence ATGAAAATACTAGTAACAGGTACAACAGGCTATATAGGCAAAAGATTGGTGCCCCTTTTAATAGAAGAGGGCCACAAAGTTGTATGTGTTGTTAGAGATAAATTAAGAGCAGAAGAATGGTATAGAAACGAACCTTTAATTACTGTTGTTGAAGCTGACTTTTTACAAAAAGATACGCTATCAACAATACCAAAAGATATAGACATAGCTTATTATTTAATTCACTCTATGTCCAATTCCTCAAGTAATTTTAAATCTCTAGAAGAAGAATGTGCTATTAATTTTAAAAATTATATAGAAGAAACAAACACCCAGCAAGTAATTTATTTAAGCGGTATTACCAACGACCCAAAACTATCTATGCACCTATCTTCTAGAAAGTTGGTAGAAGAAACACTTGCATCTAACAAATATGCTCTTACTACATTTAGAGCTGGTATTATTGTGGGATCTGGTAGTTCTTCCTTTGAAATTATTAGAGATTTGGTTGAAAAATTACCCATTATGGTTGCTCCTAAATGGTTAGATACTAAAACACAACCATTAGCTGTTAGAGATGTACTTCTATTTTTATCTAAAGCAATAGTAAAAAAAGAATTATACAATAAAGGCATAGACATTTTTGGCCCAGATGTACTAACTTACAAACAAATGCTATTGCAATTTGCAGAGGTTAGAGGTCTTAAAAGAAGTATAATTACTGTACCTGTAATGACTCCTAAACTATCGTCTTACTGGTTATATTTTGTTACTTCTACATCGTACAAATTAGCAACTACATTGGTAAAAAGTATGGGTGTAGAAATTATTGGTAAACCAAGTGATATTAATTCCATTTTAAATATAAAACCAATTACATACAAAGAAGCTGTACAATTAGCTTTTGAAAAAATAGAACAAAATAGTATTTTATCTAGTTGGAAAGACTCCATTATAAGTAGCGGAAGGCTAAAAGCCAACTTACACAAATATATAAACGTACCAAAATATGGTTGTTTTACAGATTATAAAGAGCGTAAGGTTACTAATAAAACAAAGACTATTAATAAAATTTGGGCTATAGGTGGCCCCACAGGATGGTATTATGGTACTATTTTATGGAAATTTAGAGGCTATTTAGACAAGTTATTTGGCGGCATAGGCTTACGTAGAGGAAGAACTAGCTCTACAGATTTAAGTGCTGGTGATGCTCTTGATTTTTGGCGTGTAATATTTGCAGATAAAGAACAACAAAAATTGTTGTTGTACGCTGAAATGAAGTTACCTGGAGAGGCTTGGTTAGAATTTAAGATTGAAGAAAACATACTTAAACAAACAGCAACATTTAGACCAAGAGGTTTAGCTGGTAGGTTGTACTGGTATAGCGTACTCCCTTTTCATATGTTTATTTTTAATGGAATGATTAACAAATTAGTGGCAAAATGA
- a CDS encoding TIGR03643 family protein, with product MSLSIQQIDRVIEMAWEDRTTFDAIKFQFGLSEKEVITLMRTEMKPSSFKMWRKRVQGRKTKHAKLRTFVSGRFKCSRQKHITNNTISKRY from the coding sequence ATGAGCTTAAGCATACAACAAATAGATCGTGTAATAGAAATGGCGTGGGAAGATAGAACCACTTTTGATGCTATTAAATTTCAGTTTGGCTTGTCTGAAAAAGAAGTGATTACATTAATGCGCACAGAAATGAAACCAAGTAGTTTTAAAATGTGGCGCAAACGGGTTCAAGGACGCAAAACAAAGCACGCAAAACTAAGAACATTCGTTAGCGGTCGCTTTAAATGTAGCAGACAAAAGCATATTACCAATAACACTATAAGTAAAAGATATTAA
- the folE gene encoding GTP cyclohydrolase I FolE, whose product MSIDTINLASISNNISVEDIGDDHLFTGLETPLRPDAFALSDEEKKEKIENLFGQIMDVMGLDLTDDSLQGTPKRVAKMYIDEIFCGLNPKNKPKIALFENKYQYNQILVEKNITFYSNCEHHFVPIIGKAHVAYKSSGNVIGLSKLNRIVQYYAKRPQVQERLTNQIGVELQKILNTEDVAVIIDAKHLCVASRGVKDDTSTTVTAFYGGEFNNATKITEIQNYLKH is encoded by the coding sequence ATGAGTATAGATACAATAAATTTAGCAAGCATTTCTAACAATATCTCTGTAGAAGATATTGGAGACGATCACTTGTTTACAGGTTTAGAAACACCTTTAAGACCAGATGCTTTTGCATTGTCTGATGAAGAAAAAAAGGAAAAAATAGAAAACCTTTTTGGGCAAATTATGGACGTTATGGGCTTAGATTTAACAGACGATTCTTTGCAAGGAACACCAAAACGTGTTGCAAAAATGTACATTGATGAAATTTTTTGTGGTTTAAACCCTAAAAATAAGCCAAAAATTGCTTTATTTGAAAATAAATACCAATATAACCAAATACTTGTTGAAAAAAACATTACTTTTTACTCTAATTGTGAGCATCATTTTGTTCCAATTATTGGCAAAGCACATGTAGCGTACAAATCTTCTGGCAATGTAATAGGCTTGTCTAAATTAAACAGAATTGTACAATACTACGCTAAAAGACCACAAGTTCAAGAGCGCTTAACCAACCAAATTGGCGTGGAGCTCCAAAAAATATTAAATACAGAAGACGTTGCTGTCATTATAGATGCCAAACATTTATGTGTAGCATCTAGAGGTGTAAAAGATGACACCTCTACAACAGTAACTGCTTTTTATGGTGGTGAGTTTAACAACGCCACAAAAATAACAGAAATACAAAACTATTTAAAACATTAA